A stretch of DNA from Plasmodium gaboni strain SY75 apicoplast, whole genome shotgun sequence:
CCTAATTGTAAATATTTTTGTACACCAATATATATTCTAAACTTTAAATATATATTATTTTTTTCTGTTTTATTATATAAATGATTTGGTAATACTTCTATTTTAATAACTCTACCTATATCATGTATAGTAGAAATAATAGGTTTATTTTTAAATATTCTTAATTTACTACCAAATAAAAAATTAATAATATTAATTAAACTTTTATTATTAAATATAAAAGGCATGAACATTAATTTTGAAACTAATATATTATTAGCTAATATATATGTACCTTCTTTTATTATACCATATTTATCTAAATTTTTTATATTTTTATAATACATTTTAGATAAATTTATACTACATATTTCTGGTATATTATTAATTATATTTAAAGATATTTCATAAATATTTAAATGTAATGAAGTATATAAATTATTATATAAAATTTTTTTACTAATTATAATAGCATCTTCATATTCATATCCTAAATAAGAACCATAACCTACTAATAAATTATTTCCTAAACTGTATTCACTATTTAATAAATTAGAATTTATAGCTAAAATTTGACCAATATTAACTTTTTCACCTACCCATACAATAGGTTTATAAATTAATAATATATTTTGATTTATTTTTTTATAATTATTTAGATAATAAATTATTTGTCTATTAAATAAATCTCTTATTATTATTTTTACACAAGAAACATATATAACTATACCTTCTTGATATGAAATAATTAAATAATTTAAATATTTATTTAAAATAAAATTATAATTAGTAATAATATTACTTAAATTTGGATAAATAATAGGAACGATTTGAGTATGCATTTTTATACTCATTAAATTTCTAATAGAATCATTATAATGTATAAATGGTATTAAATTTTCAATAAAAGATAATAAATAATTAAATGGAATATAAATAATATTTTGTGTTATATTACATACTTTAAATGTATTTTTATTTATTGTTAAAATTGTTGTTTTATTAAAATTAATATTTTTTTTTAAATAAATATTATTAAAACTAATATTATAAAAATTTTTATTAAATATATTTAATAATAATTTAAAATTATATTTATTATAAAATATATATTTATAATATATTCCAAATATATATTTTAAATTTAAAAATACATTTGTAGTTAAATAATTAACTAAACCACAAGTTAATCCTTCATTAGTATTTATCAAACTAATATATCCTAAAATATTTCTAGGTAATTCTCTTAAATCATTATTTAAAATAAATTTAGAATTTAATCCTGTAGTTATCATATTTATTTTAAATTTTTGATTTATTTCAGATAAATTATTTATTTGATCAGAATATTGAATTAATGGGTTTATATTTATATTTTCTAAAATTATATTTATATATTTTTTATTATTTAATAATAAAATTATATTATTATATATATTCTTATTAATATTTAATAATTGATATTTAAATATTTTTAAATATTTTTTACTTTTTATTAATAAATTATCTATAATAGAATAAAATTTCTTATTATAAATATTGTTAATATAAAAATCAGAATAATATGAAAAATTAAATTTTATTGAAAATAAAATTTTTAATAAATTTATATATATATTATTATTAAATTTATTTAATTTAATAATAAATAATTTTAATGATATTATATTATTAATATTATTATATTTATAATTAATAAATTTTATATAATTATATATTAATATTTTCTTATTTATAATATTATTATATATAAATAAAGAAATATTTCTATTCATATATATATTATTTAAATATAATAATAAAATTAAAAAATTAAATTTAAAATTATTAAAATAACAATATATATT
This window harbors:
- a CDS encoding putative RNA polymerase beta subunit; translated protein: MIYIINPILVKNNYIISNLYLLLIQEIIYNLRYYILFLNNNINNKLNFIYYKIIILLTNININSIDTIQNINNLLKIILTLKLNFINIKKTIKFNILIFILPFIYNNIIILNGLYKTCIQLFKKNNKIFIINFKNNNKNIIYVYIYINLGLRIIFKINKFNIYCYFNNFKFNFLILLLYLNNIYMNRNISLFIYNNIINKKILIYNYIKFINYKYNNINNIISLKLFIIKLNKFNNNIYINLLKILFSIKFNFSYYSDFYINNIYNKKFYSIIDNLLIKSKKYLKIFKYQLLNINKNIYNNIILLLNNKKYINIILENININPLIQYSDQINNLSEINQKFKINMITTGLNSKFILNNDLRELPRNILGYISLINTNEGLTCGLVNYLTTNVFLNLKYIFGIYYKYIFYNKYNFKLLLNIFNKNFYNISFNNIYLKKNINFNKTTILTINKNTFKVCNITQNIIYIPFNYLLSFIENLIPFIHYNDSIRNLMSIKMHTQIVPIIYPNLSNIITNYNFILNKYLNYLIISYQEGIVIYVSCVKIIIRDLFNRQIIYYLNNYKKINQNILLIYKPIVWVGEKVNIGQILAINSNLLNSEYSLGNNLLVGYGSYLGYEYEDAIIISKKILYNNLYTSLHLNIYEISLNIINNIPEICSINLSKMYYKNIKNLDKYGIIKEGTYILANNILVSKLMFMPFIFNNKSLINIINFLFGSKLRIFKNKPIISTIHDIGRVIKIEVLPNHLYNKTEKNNIYLKFRIYIGVQKYLQLGDKICNRHGHKGIISYISETNDIPYLNNKIQPDIFISAISIPSRINIGQIFEGIYGLNSLYLNTRYIISNNLNKNYYNNYNNIFNYYKYNYNNNFNINNKMSYNYNKYYLKNPFTGNIINNSVCLNNIYYYKLIHMIKDKFRYRFIGLYSELTQQPIKGNTKQGGQRFGEMEVWALEAFGASYLFKEFFTYKSDDIKSRKILKNYLFNNYKIKNTFISETFKLILKELQSLAINIEAFCISNDTNNLLENLPINIIY